One segment of Phragmites australis chromosome 13, lpPhrAust1.1, whole genome shotgun sequence DNA contains the following:
- the LOC133888952 gene encoding probable transcription factor FL encodes MDPNDAFSAAHPFRWDLGPPAHAAPPPPPPLPPPPPANAPRELEDLVAGYGVRPSTVARISELGFTASTLLGMTDRELDDMMAALAGLFRWDVLLGERFGLRAALRAERGRVMALGGRFQTGSTLDAASQEVLSDERDAAASAGMADDEADRRTLAGKKQAKKGAPTRKGKKARRKKESRPLDVLEDENEGDEDGGGGSESTESSAGGCGERQREHPFVVTEPGEVARAKKNGLDYLFHLYEQCRVFLMQVQAIAKMGGHKSPTKVTNQVFRYAKKCGASYINKPKMRHYVHCYALHCLDEEASNALRRAYKARGENVGAWRQACYAPLVEIAARHGFDIDAVFAAHPRLAIWYVPTRLRQLCHQARGSHAAAGLPPPPMY; translated from the exons ATGGATCCCAACGACGCCTTCTCGGCGGCGCATCCGTTCCGGTGGGACCTCGGACCGCCGGCGCACgccgcgcctcctcctccgccgccgttgccgcctccgccgccggcgaACGCGCCGAGGGAGCTGGAGGACCTGGTGGCCGGGTACGGCGTGCGCCCGTCGACGGTGGCGCGGATCTCGGAGCTCGGGTTCACGGCGAGCACGCTCCTGGGCATGACGGACCGCGAGCTCGACGATATGATGGCCGCGCTCGCGGGGCTGTTCCGCTGGGACGTGCTCCTCGGCGAGCGGTTCGGACTCCGCGCGGCGCTGCGCGCCGAGCGCGGCCGTGTCATGGCCCTTGGGGGCCGCTTCCAGACCGGGAGCACTCTGGACGCCGCCTCTCAAGAAG TGTTGTCCGACGAGCGGGACGCGGCGGCCAGCGCCGGAATGGCCGACGACGAGGCCGACAGGAGGACGCTGGCCGGCAAGAAGCAGGCGAAGAAAGGAGCACCGACGAGGAAGGGCAAGAaggcgaggaggaagaaggagtcGAGGCCGCTGGACGTGCTGGAGGACGAGAATGAAGGCGacgaggacggcggcggcgggtcggAGTCGACGGAGTCGTCTGCGGGCGGCTGTGGGGAGAGGCAGCGGGAGCACCCGTTCGTGGTGACGGAGCCCGGCGAGGTGGCGAGGGCCAAGAAGAACGGGCTGGACTACCTGTTCCATCTGTACGAGCAGTGCCGCGTCTTCCTGATGCAAGTGCAGGCCATTGCCAAGATGGGCGGCCACAAGTCCCCAACCAAG GTGACGAACCAGGTGTTCCGGTACGCGAAGAAGTGCGGGGCGAGCTACATCAATAAGCCCAAGATGCGGCACTACGTGCACTGCTACGCGCTGCACTGCCTGGACGAGGAGGCCTCCAACGCGCTGCGCCGGGCGTACAAGGCCCGGGGCGAGAACGTCGGCGCCTGGCGGCAGGCGTGCTACGCCCCGCTCGTGGAGATCGCCGCGCGCCACGGGTTCGACATCGACGCCGTCTTCGCCGCGCACCCGCGCCTCGCCATCTGGTACGTGCCCACCAGGCTCCGCCAGCTCTGCCACCAGGCGCGCGGCAGCCACGCCGCCGCGGGGCTCCCGCCGCCCCCAATGTACTAG
- the LOC133888951 gene encoding large ribosomal subunit protein uL11z-like — protein MPPKLDPSQVVEVFVRVTGGEVGAASSLAPKIGPLGLSPKKIGEDIAKETAKDWKGLRVTVKLTVQNRQAKVSVVPSAAALVIKALKEPERDRKKVKNIKHSGNISLDDVIEIAKTMKPRSMAKDMSGTVKEILGTCVSVGCTVDGKDPKDLQQEIDDGEVEITSA, from the coding sequence ATGCCTCCCAAGTTGGACCCGTCGCAGGTGGTGGAGGTTTTCGTCCGCGTGACGGGCGGTGAGGTCGGCGCGGCGTCGTCGTTGGCCCCCAAGATTGGCCCGCTCGGTCTCTCCCCGAAGAAGATCGGTGAGGACATCGCCAAGGAGACGGCCAAGGATTGGAAGGGCCTTCGCGTCACCGTTAAGCTCACCGTCCAGAACCGTCAGGCCAAGGTCTCCGTCGTGCCCTCAGCCGCGGCGCTCGTCATCAAGGCGCTCAAGGAGCCCGAGAGGGACCGGAAGAAGGTGAAGAACATAAAGCACAGCGGCAACATCAGCCTCGACGACGTCATCGAGATCGCCAAGACCATGAAGCCCAGGTCCATGGCTAAGGACATGTCCGGCACCGTCAAGGAGATCCTCGGGACCTGTGTCAGCGTCGGGTGTACAGTCGACGGCAAGGACCCGAAGGACCTGCAGCAGGAGATCGACGATGGCGAGGTCGAGATAACCTCCGCGTAA